In Fusarium oxysporum Fo47 chromosome VII, complete sequence, the following proteins share a genomic window:
- a CDS encoding uncharacterized protein (expressed protein), giving the protein MPQISTKRGRPRKYGSKEEKARQDVIARRARRRLQSTAARDNTRFKIYTTSMVKNKRQPSKPRNMPTISGLSRRSRKFC; this is encoded by the coding sequence ATGCCACAAATATCCACCAAACGCGGTCGACCCCGCAAGTATGGCTctaaagaagagaaggcgaGACAAGACGTTATCGCGAGGCGTGCTCGACGACGGCTTCAGTCGACAGCAGCTCGGGACAATACCCGATTCAAAATTTACACAACTTCAATGGTGAAAAATAAGCGACAACCCAGCAAGCCAAGAAATATGCCCACAATCTCTGGACTATCTCGACGTTCTCGCAAATTCTGCTAG
- a CDS encoding fungal-specific transcription factor domain-containing protein: MSASNRRSYKVRFASGSKYQKVIEAQDPSPSARSSSSSTVSTTSFPRNDLKTQHTKSRYGCLECRVRRVKCDETFPVCLRCQRRGSVCMASNRPAQWQVEMPWLSYMTVFDSWPGDSLPNKRLVQHWVEQASQMLCIDRNNNPLALPLLPYLASSPSLLHAIQSISAGHEVFFSGKALAVCLQERGHAIRFLREDLQNSGTISPLSVLTVFLLGVSSSWIEPQPASWGKEHLDGARALMKFIVVDKKARQDSITQLLSGWYLWWDVTCAFLDDTGDSSDQCILQNILSLEQDHRSFHPIVGFSFELYAMVADIGRYCKRVYEHGLVDSTFDKEAEQRLLAWSSNRGEKHIQNLSNAYRNHGLLMLYQTRCQTRLQLEDLGPLSTSIAHGEPGSDERQKESPSNILSLALEGIENLLEIPLTEPCANFQSLPLLSAAAELTSHEDDWRSKVILQFKMLYSINRVPVQIWSIQLLQEIWSLKDSSVGVSWLELSLAKGWKLCFS; this comes from the coding sequence ATGAGCGCATCAAATAGGCGTTCTTACAAGGTCCGGTTCGCAAGCGGCAGCAAGTACCAAAAGGTCATCgaagctcaagatccttcGCCGTCCGCTCgctcgtcctcttcatcaaccgtCTCCACCACGTCCTTTCCCCGCAATGACTTGAAAACTCAGCACACTAAGAGCCGCTATGGGTGCCTGGAATGCCGAGTCAGGCGTGTCAAATGTGATGAGACCTTTCCGGTGTGTCTCCGGTGCCAACGTCGTGGCTCTGTTTGTATGGCCAGTAACCGCCCAGCGCAATGGCAGGTTGAGATGCCCTGGTTATCCTATATGACCGTTTTCGACTCGTGGCCTGGTGATAGTCTTCCTAACAAGAGGCTGGTTCAACACTGGGTCGAGCAGGCCAGCCAGATGCTGTGTATTGACCGCAATAATAACCCACTAGCCCTGCCCCTTCTGCCATATTTGGCCTCAAGTCCCTCGCTTCTACATGCAATACAAAGCATCAGCGCCGGTCACGAGGTCTTTTTCAGCGGAAAAGCTCTCGCTGTCTGTCTCCAAGAGCGTGGCCATGCTATACGGTTCCTTCGCGAGGACTTGCAGAATTCTGGAACCATATCGCCCCTTTCTGTACTGACAGTCTTCCTACTCGGAGTATCCTCTTCGTGGATCGAGCCCCAGCCCGCCTCGTGGGGCAAAGAACACTTAGACGGCGCACGCGCACTCATGAAGTTCATCGTTGTCGATAAAAAGGCTAGACAAGATTCCATCACTCAGCTCTTATCCGGTTGGTACCTCTGGTGGGACGTGACCTGCGCGTTTCTTGATGACACTGGTGACTCTTCAGACCAATGTATCTTGCAAAATATATTGTCCCTTGAGCAGGACCATCGCTCCTTCCATCCAATAGTAGGTTTCTCCTTCGAGCTCTATGCCATGGTAGCCGATATTGGCCGGTACTGCAAGCGGGTTTATGAGCACGGCCTGGTAGATTCCACTTTTGATAAGGAAGCCGAGCAGCGACTGCTGGCATGGTCGTCGAACCGCGGGGAGAAGCATATCCAGAACCTCAGCAATGCCTATCGGAACCATGGGCTGCTGATGCTATATCAAACGCGCTGCCAAACACGTCTTcaacttgaagatcttgggCCACTTTCAACATCAATCGCTCATGGCGAGCCTGGTTCTGATGAGAGGCAAAAGGAATCTCCATCTAACATCCTATCTCTTGCTTTGGAAGGAATAGAAAACCTGCTGGAGATCCCGCTCACTGAGCCTTGCGCCAACTTTCAATCTCTGCCTTTGCTCAGCGCTGCAGCCGAGCTCACCTctcatgaagatgattgGAGGAGTAAAGTCATCTTGCAATTTAAGATGCTCTACTCCATTAATCGGGTCCCAGTCCAGATTTGGTCCATCCAACTACTGCAAGAAATCTGGTCCTTGAAAGATAGTAGCGTGGGCGTGTCTTGGTTGGAATTAAGTCTCGCAAAAGGTTGGAAGCTGTGCTTTTCCTAA
- a CDS encoding uncharacterized protein (predicted coiled-coil protein-domain containing protein), whose translation VRHLPRITSMLEPSPRSPWVHEPIFDSSISVTILMSFLPTIVSSYPMYLSALDVTPLAMTGLVALSGHQPPSPILAPGQDTSEPLETAIEPDDTQAMSPRMTSEEVEALKCEMHTGLHRHAKALQDSLLLIFNRIEAAEKGNEKLDSNKKVLQKYIEDLTSMHQTTALDRHEKY comes from the exons GTGCGTCATTTACCTCGGATTACATCTATGCTTGAGCCCAGCCCCCGCAGCCCTTGGGTTCACGAACCCATATTCGACAGCTCCATTTCAGTCACAATTCTCATGAGTTTCCTCCCCACAATTGTTTCCAGCTATCCTATGTATTTATCAGCTCTTGATGTTACACCTCTAGCTATGACTGGGCTGGTTGCCTTGTCAGGGCACCAGCCGCCTTCGCCCATCCTTGCTCCTGGCCAAGATACCAGCGAGCCTCTCGAGACAGCAATTGAACCGGATGACACCCAGGCCATGAGCCCGCGGATGACGAGCGAAGAGGTCGAAGCGTTGAAGTGTGAAATGCATACTGGATTGCACCG GCATGCGAAAGCTTTGCAGGACTCGCTACTCCTCATCTTTAACCGCATCGAGGCAGCTGAAAAGGGAAACGAGAAGCTAGACAGCAACAAAAAGGTGCTGCAGAAATATATCGAGGACTTGACTAGCATGCACCAGACCACGGCTTTGGACAGGCACGAGAAGTACTGA